In Nocardioides sp. InS609-2, a single genomic region encodes these proteins:
- the cofE gene encoding coenzyme F420-0:L-glutamate ligase, producing MTARLEVFAPDDLPEITAGDDLARLVADRADLHDGDVVAVTSKVVAKAEGRVRPGDRDDAVAGETARIVARRGPVLIVRTHHGLTMAAAGVDASNVATGTVVLLPVDPDASARALRERLLDLTGVNVGVVVTDTAGRAWREGQTDMAIGVAGLTPLEDFVGRFDGHGNELAVTMPAVADEIAGAAELVQGKLHGRPVAVLRGRADLVLPAGEHGPGAQALVRDDATDMFGYGAREAVVRALAGQPDDRAPFGTPATLDDLAAALAQLPGVSEVSEEGARARVAGADRTVGTAVAATCFAFGWQVDALDDTTSGIAVLVSPVTT from the coding sequence GTGACCGCCCGGCTCGAGGTCTTCGCGCCCGACGACCTGCCCGAGATCACCGCCGGCGACGACCTCGCCCGGCTGGTGGCCGACCGCGCCGACCTGCACGACGGCGACGTGGTGGCGGTGACCAGCAAGGTCGTCGCCAAGGCCGAGGGCCGGGTGCGCCCCGGAGACCGCGACGACGCGGTTGCCGGGGAGACCGCCCGCATCGTGGCCAGGCGAGGTCCGGTGCTGATCGTGCGCACCCACCACGGCCTGACGATGGCCGCTGCCGGGGTCGACGCGTCCAACGTGGCCACCGGGACCGTCGTACTCCTGCCCGTGGATCCCGATGCCTCCGCACGAGCGCTGCGCGAGCGGCTGCTCGACCTCACCGGCGTCAACGTCGGCGTCGTCGTCACCGACACCGCCGGCCGGGCCTGGCGCGAAGGGCAGACCGACATGGCGATCGGCGTCGCCGGGCTGACCCCGCTCGAGGACTTCGTCGGCCGGTTCGACGGCCACGGCAACGAGCTGGCGGTCACCATGCCGGCGGTGGCCGACGAGATCGCGGGCGCCGCCGAGCTGGTCCAGGGCAAGCTGCACGGCCGGCCGGTCGCCGTACTCCGCGGGCGGGCCGACCTGGTGCTGCCCGCCGGCGAGCACGGCCCGGGGGCGCAGGCGCTGGTGCGCGACGACGCCACCGACATGTTCGGGTACGGCGCCCGCGAGGCCGTCGTCCGTGCCCTGGCCGGGCAGCCGGACGACCGCGCCCCGTTCGGGACGCCGGCCACCCTCGACGACCTCGCGGCCGCGCTGGCGCAGCTGCCCGGCGTGAGCGAGGTCTCCGAAGAAGGCGCCCGTGCACGGGTGGCCGGCGCCGACCGCACGGTCGGCACCGCCGTCGCGGCCACCTGCTTCGCATTCGGGTGGCAGGTCGACGCGCTCGACGACACGACTTCCGGCATCGCCGTGCTGGTGTCACCCGTCACTACGTAG
- a CDS encoding glycosyltransferase family 2 protein, with product MIVTAVLVSHDGARWLPAVIEGLSAQTSAVDRVVAIDTGSKDTSPSLLTEAFGAEAVHVVTGATTWPQAVDLALEQAPPLDGDEWVWLLHDDANPEPGALAALLAVAADRPDAAILGPKLREWPTLRRLLELGVTISATGRRETGLETGEYDQGQHDEVREALAVNTAGMLVRRRTLEELGGFDADLPIFGNDIDFGWRAAQAGHATVVVPQAVVFHAEAAHRGVRRTPLTGRHTHYQERRAALFTLLANAPSRRLPWQIVRLFFGTLLRVLGFLSVRSVGEALDELAAMVSIYSRPRHLLAARRWRAARRTGEAADVRSLLAPVWVPYRHGLDFLSDLASAVTSQAQDVAERRRAAKLVESGAGAEARPEGRHAVSHRSHTDDEDDELLADTGFVARFFTNPVALTLTLVVVLALVSARVAFGSVVGGGLAPVPETVSDWWRLHVEAWHPLGTGTGVPAPAYLLPFAFVGPLIGGPGQVVSALMLLAVPFALWGAWRLLKVVGHLVDARGVPRWLLVWGSVTYALVPATSGAWGEGRFGTVAVTALLPWLSHAALGFADPEPDRRWRAAWRTGLLLALATAFVPEVWLFAVLAAVIVVAAGFAIAPRLLRDRSAWGPPAAALGVVPVLLAPWLLPLITTGSAAGLLLEAGRLPVAGVDQLDLLTGRMGDLGAPWWLGAVIGLLAVLALVPRATRVPVLVCWVVALAAALVAAALGFVTLQLPATTTSPSLGFLVVVLQGLAVVATVLGAEAWLRRLQDHHPLWQRALATTLAVVAAIVPLGGLVWWLTDSPHDLDRAPDAVVPAYMEQSSRTGAEHGVLVVRGSVDDGLTYRVRRGDGVTMGEDEILALADEDAAFSAEITELVSRPTSDSVASLAAAGIEYVVMPAPADGRVASGLDATTGLVQASAEDRETRAWKVDRPLDPDAVAGPASALRVVLLILQAIAITVVSVLAGPTVRRRES from the coding sequence GTGATCGTCACCGCAGTTCTCGTCAGCCATGACGGGGCCCGCTGGCTGCCGGCGGTCATCGAGGGCCTCAGCGCTCAGACGAGTGCCGTCGACCGCGTCGTCGCGATCGACACCGGCAGCAAGGACACCAGCCCCAGCCTGTTGACCGAGGCGTTCGGCGCCGAGGCCGTGCACGTCGTCACCGGCGCCACCACCTGGCCGCAAGCCGTCGACCTCGCCCTCGAGCAGGCCCCGCCGCTCGATGGCGACGAGTGGGTGTGGCTGCTCCACGACGACGCGAACCCCGAACCCGGTGCCCTCGCCGCCCTGCTGGCCGTGGCCGCCGACCGTCCCGACGCCGCGATCCTCGGCCCGAAGCTGCGCGAGTGGCCCACGCTGCGCCGGCTGCTCGAGCTCGGCGTCACCATCTCCGCCACCGGCCGGCGCGAGACAGGTCTCGAGACCGGCGAGTACGACCAGGGCCAGCACGACGAGGTGCGCGAGGCGCTCGCGGTCAACACCGCAGGCATGCTCGTGCGCCGTCGTACTCTCGAAGAGCTCGGCGGCTTCGACGCCGACCTGCCGATCTTCGGCAACGACATCGACTTCGGCTGGCGGGCGGCCCAGGCCGGGCACGCCACGGTCGTGGTGCCGCAGGCCGTCGTGTTCCACGCGGAGGCCGCCCACCGTGGCGTTCGTCGTACGCCGCTCACGGGCCGGCACACGCACTACCAGGAACGTCGCGCCGCCCTGTTCACGCTGCTGGCCAATGCTCCGTCGCGGCGGCTGCCGTGGCAGATCGTCCGGCTGTTCTTCGGCACCCTGCTGCGGGTGCTCGGCTTCCTGTCGGTCCGCTCCGTCGGAGAGGCCCTCGACGAGCTGGCCGCAATGGTCTCGATCTACTCCCGGCCGCGACACCTGCTCGCCGCGCGGCGGTGGCGGGCCGCCCGTCGTACGGGCGAGGCGGCAGACGTCCGGTCCCTGCTCGCGCCGGTGTGGGTGCCATACCGGCACGGTCTCGACTTCCTCAGCGACCTCGCGAGCGCAGTCACCAGCCAGGCGCAGGACGTCGCCGAACGACGACGCGCGGCCAAGCTCGTCGAGTCGGGTGCGGGGGCTGAAGCCCGTCCCGAGGGCCGGCACGCGGTGTCGCACCGCAGCCACACAGACGACGAGGACGACGAGCTGCTGGCCGACACCGGCTTCGTGGCCCGCTTCTTCACCAACCCGGTTGCGCTCACCCTGACCCTGGTGGTCGTGCTCGCCCTGGTCTCGGCCCGGGTGGCCTTCGGCTCCGTGGTGGGCGGCGGACTGGCGCCCGTGCCCGAGACGGTCTCGGACTGGTGGCGGCTGCACGTCGAGGCCTGGCACCCGCTCGGCACCGGCACCGGCGTGCCGGCCCCGGCGTACCTCCTGCCGTTCGCGTTCGTCGGCCCCCTCATCGGCGGTCCGGGCCAGGTGGTCTCGGCGCTGATGCTGCTGGCCGTGCCGTTCGCGCTGTGGGGGGCGTGGCGGCTGCTCAAGGTCGTAGGCCACCTCGTCGACGCGCGCGGCGTGCCGCGCTGGCTGCTGGTCTGGGGCTCGGTGACCTACGCACTCGTGCCCGCGACATCCGGCGCCTGGGGCGAAGGTCGCTTCGGCACCGTCGCCGTGACCGCGCTGCTGCCCTGGCTGTCGCACGCGGCCCTCGGCTTCGCCGACCCCGAGCCCGACCGCCGGTGGCGCGCAGCCTGGCGCACCGGCCTCCTGCTGGCACTCGCGACGGCGTTCGTGCCGGAGGTGTGGCTCTTCGCCGTCCTGGCCGCCGTGATCGTGGTCGCGGCCGGCTTCGCGATCGCGCCGCGCCTGCTGCGCGACCGCTCTGCCTGGGGTCCTCCGGCCGCCGCACTCGGCGTCGTGCCGGTGCTGCTCGCGCCCTGGCTGCTGCCTCTGATCACCACCGGTTCGGCCGCCGGGCTGCTGCTCGAGGCCGGCCGGCTGCCGGTGGCCGGCGTCGACCAGCTCGACCTGCTCACCGGCCGGATGGGCGACCTCGGCGCGCCCTGGTGGCTGGGCGCCGTCATCGGCCTGCTCGCCGTGCTCGCGCTCGTGCCGCGCGCCACCCGGGTGCCGGTGCTGGTCTGCTGGGTCGTCGCCCTGGCCGCTGCCCTGGTCGCTGCTGCGCTCGGCTTCGTCACGCTCCAGCTTCCCGCGACCACGACCTCGCCCAGCCTGGGCTTCCTGGTCGTCGTACTCCAGGGGCTGGCGGTGGTCGCGACGGTGCTCGGCGCCGAGGCCTGGCTGCGCCGCCTCCAGGACCACCACCCGCTCTGGCAGCGTGCGCTGGCCACGACGCTCGCGGTCGTCGCCGCCATTGTGCCGCTGGGCGGTCTGGTCTGGTGGCTGACCGACTCGCCCCACGACCTCGACCGTGCCCCCGACGCCGTCGTGCCCGCCTACATGGAGCAGAGTTCCCGCACCGGCGCCGAGCACGGCGTGCTGGTCGTGCGCGGCAGTGTCGACGACGGCCTGACCTATCGCGTACGACGCGGCGACGGCGTCACCATGGGCGAGGACGAGATCCTCGCGCTGGCCGACGAGGACGCCGCGTTCTCCGCCGAGATCACCGAGCTCGTCTCCCGGCCGACCTCCGACTCGGTGGCCTCGCTCGCCGCCGCCGGCATCGAGTACGTCGTCATGCCGGCGCCCGCAGACGGCCGGGTCGCCTCCGGGCTCGATGCGACGACGGGGCTCGTGCAGGCCAGCGCCGAGGACCGGGAGACCCGGGCCTGGAAGGTCGATCGACCGCTCGACCCCGACGCGGTCGCCGGGCCCGCCTCGGCGCTACGCGTCGTACTCCTGATCTTGCAGGCGATCGCCATCACCGTCGTCTCCGTGCTGGCCGGCCCGACCGTGCGGAGGCGGGAGTCGTGA
- a CDS encoding sugar phosphate nucleotidyltransferase: MTSSQDTALDHFWAVIPAGGAGTRLWPLSRRASPKFLHDLTGSGRTLIQGTADRLVPLVADRVLVVTGAAHRDAVLAQLPGLSPADVVAEPSARDSMAAIGLAAALLEHRDPEAVMGSFAADHVIGDAEAFRSVVAEAAEVARDDWLVTVGITPTRPATGFGYIRLGEAITGSACRVTEFVEKPPREVATGCVAEGMLWNAGMFVCRPSVMLDLLAESDPGFAAALRGIAADPATLIEVWPRLPKIAVDHAVAEPAAAAGRVAVVPGAFGWDDVGDFASLLDIVGAGDDVTVLGDRSLVRTVDASGLVVPAGGRIVAVVGLDDVVVVDTGDALLVTTRERAQDVKRIVAALEEDGHGELT, from the coding sequence ATGACCTCCAGCCAGGACACCGCGCTCGACCACTTCTGGGCGGTGATCCCCGCAGGCGGTGCCGGCACCCGGTTGTGGCCGCTCTCGCGGCGCGCGTCCCCGAAGTTCCTCCACGACCTCACCGGCAGCGGGCGCACCCTGATCCAGGGCACGGCCGACCGGCTCGTGCCGCTGGTCGCCGACCGGGTGCTGGTCGTGACGGGCGCGGCCCACCGCGACGCCGTACTCGCCCAGCTGCCGGGGCTCTCGCCCGCAGACGTCGTCGCCGAACCCTCGGCCCGCGACTCGATGGCCGCGATCGGGCTGGCCGCCGCGCTGTTGGAGCATCGAGATCCCGAGGCGGTGATGGGCTCGTTCGCCGCCGACCACGTGATCGGCGACGCGGAGGCCTTCCGGTCGGTGGTGGCCGAGGCGGCCGAGGTTGCGCGCGACGACTGGCTCGTCACGGTCGGCATCACGCCGACCCGGCCGGCGACCGGCTTCGGCTACATCCGGCTGGGCGAGGCGATCACCGGGAGTGCGTGCCGCGTCACCGAGTTCGTCGAGAAGCCGCCGCGCGAAGTCGCCACGGGGTGCGTCGCCGAGGGGATGCTCTGGAACGCCGGCATGTTCGTCTGCCGGCCCTCGGTGATGCTCGACCTGCTGGCAGAGTCCGATCCGGGGTTCGCCGCGGCGTTGCGCGGCATCGCCGCCGACCCGGCAACCCTCATCGAGGTGTGGCCGCGGCTGCCGAAGATCGCCGTCGACCATGCCGTCGCCGAGCCCGCCGCGGCGGCCGGACGAGTCGCGGTCGTGCCGGGTGCGTTCGGCTGGGACGACGTGGGTGACTTCGCGTCCCTGCTCGACATCGTGGGCGCCGGCGACGACGTCACCGTGCTCGGTGACCGGAGCCTGGTGCGCACCGTGGATGCCTCAGGGCTCGTCGTGCCGGCTGGCGGACGGATCGTGGCGGTGGTGGGCCTCGACGACGTGGTCGTCGTCGACACGGGCGACGCCCTGCTCGTGACGACGCGCGAGCGGGCGCAGGACGTGAAACGCATCGTGGCCGCCCTCGAGGAGGACGGCCACGGCGAGCTGACCTGA
- a CDS encoding WhiB family transcriptional regulator, with protein MRELFLLDSDADEMGWQDRALCAQTDPEAFFPEKGGSTREAKKVCLTCDVRDDCLESALMNDERFGIWGGLSERERRKLKKRAV; from the coding sequence ATGCGAGAACTGTTTCTCCTTGATTCCGACGCCGACGAGATGGGTTGGCAGGACCGCGCACTGTGCGCGCAGACCGATCCGGAGGCGTTCTTTCCCGAGAAGGGCGGATCCACGCGAGAGGCCAAGAAGGTCTGCCTCACGTGCGACGTCCGCGATGACTGTCTTGAGTCCGCACTGATGAACGACGAGCGCTTCGGCATCTGGGGCGGGCTCTCCGAGCGAGAGCGCCGCAAGCTGAAGAAGCGCGCAGTCTGA
- a CDS encoding FG-GAP-like repeat-containing protein, whose amino-acid sequence MRQSQVRFITACQQLLALGVVLAVLTPAASIVSLDVVGQHPSQAGQAGSTAYLSSARAKVPTKAVEPEVTDYALGPSAAAKDASGIRKQAVAVHEVVSEPAPVVGYGAVGVTWDPSEKIGADEIAVTVRTRTGDDWSDWMTVPYDDDHDPDPTSPEARNDRPGTDAVLVGDVDQVQVKAVTDADASPLPDDLQLSVVDPGKETATAEEEPELETGPAGLSTAPAKAQTAARSETDGQDGIALQAAATTAVMPTIYSRAQWGADEKMRDAGSLRYGTISAGFVHHTVNANDYTADQVPALIRSIYAYHVQSRGWSDIGYNYLVDRFGRIWEGRYGGIDKAVVGAHTLGYNDYSFAMSAIGNFETVQPPEEMIQAYGALFAWKLGLAGVNPASTSQQVGSKVFQAINGHRDAGSTACPGKYLYAQIPRIRQLAASAQSGWASKSLQSNLAGSPHPDLIVRRASDKRGFVIPTGGLSAFAKPVTIGARGWKAKKQVLVSGDLTGDGHADLVMTSRKGVANIKPGNGAGKFGAVSRSVKAMKGHNLVTSVGDINRDGRNDLIAKIKGGARVDAFLGTRKGGLKLARTDSKWGRFVDLTSAGDVTGDGKPDVLGRDKGGQLWLRAGLGAATFDKPHKVVGNWAPYNQVIGGSDYTADGRPDLVGRMKNGKVYLLAGRGDGTFAAPVGALRNLSGLRDLGGAGQISGDPAPDLIGRKGDQLLVVPNAGTFDLGNPIDTGADLSASDVLLNVGDWDRDGFGDVITRQTDGTMQLRRGDGQGHLAAPTQVGTGYGPVTGLMAVGDVTGDGLPDLAGVVNGVTNLWAGTGGALARGQTGGPVSARTALKFDFTPYDWVIGISDIKANGHADLLARELATGYLYVLYATDTGVTGRRFLGEGMGSYDLAG is encoded by the coding sequence ATGCGTCAGTCTCAGGTCCGTTTCATCACCGCGTGTCAGCAGTTGCTGGCGTTGGGCGTGGTGCTGGCCGTGCTCACCCCCGCCGCCAGCATCGTGTCGCTGGACGTGGTGGGTCAGCACCCCAGCCAGGCCGGCCAGGCCGGCTCCACGGCGTACCTCTCGTCCGCTCGGGCGAAGGTGCCGACGAAGGCGGTCGAGCCCGAGGTCACCGACTACGCGCTGGGGCCATCAGCCGCGGCCAAGGACGCGTCGGGCATCCGGAAGCAGGCGGTGGCCGTGCACGAGGTGGTCAGCGAGCCGGCCCCGGTGGTCGGCTACGGCGCCGTCGGCGTCACCTGGGACCCGAGCGAGAAGATCGGTGCCGACGAGATCGCGGTGACGGTGCGCACGCGCACCGGTGACGACTGGTCCGACTGGATGACCGTCCCGTACGACGACGACCACGACCCCGACCCGACCAGCCCCGAGGCGCGTAACGACCGCCCGGGCACCGACGCCGTGCTGGTCGGCGACGTCGACCAGGTGCAGGTCAAGGCAGTCACCGACGCCGACGCGAGCCCGCTGCCGGACGACCTCCAGCTTTCGGTCGTCGACCCCGGCAAGGAGACCGCCACCGCCGAGGAGGAGCCCGAGCTCGAGACCGGTCCCGCCGGGCTCTCGACCGCGCCGGCGAAGGCCCAGACCGCCGCGCGGTCCGAGACCGACGGCCAGGACGGCATCGCCCTTCAGGCCGCCGCGACCACCGCGGTCATGCCGACGATCTACTCGCGTGCCCAGTGGGGCGCCGACGAGAAGATGCGCGACGCCGGGTCGCTGCGCTACGGCACCATCAGTGCCGGCTTCGTGCACCACACGGTCAACGCCAACGACTACACCGCCGACCAGGTGCCCGCGCTCATCCGCAGCATCTACGCCTACCACGTGCAGTCCCGTGGCTGGAGCGACATCGGCTACAACTACCTCGTCGACCGCTTCGGCCGGATCTGGGAGGGCCGGTACGGCGGCATCGACAAGGCCGTCGTCGGCGCCCACACCCTGGGCTACAACGACTACTCGTTCGCTATGTCGGCCATCGGCAACTTCGAGACCGTACAGCCGCCCGAGGAGATGATCCAGGCGTACGGCGCGCTGTTCGCGTGGAAGCTCGGCCTGGCCGGCGTCAACCCGGCCTCGACCTCGCAGCAGGTCGGCAGCAAGGTCTTCCAGGCCATCAACGGCCATCGGGACGCCGGCAGCACCGCCTGCCCGGGCAAGTACCTCTATGCCCAGATCCCGCGGATCCGTCAGTTGGCCGCCAGCGCGCAGTCGGGGTGGGCCTCGAAGTCCCTGCAGTCGAACCTCGCCGGCTCGCCGCACCCGGACCTGATCGTGCGCCGGGCCAGCGACAAGCGCGGCTTCGTGATCCCGACGGGCGGGTTGTCGGCATTCGCCAAGCCGGTCACGATCGGCGCGCGTGGCTGGAAGGCCAAGAAGCAGGTGCTGGTGTCCGGCGACCTCACCGGTGACGGCCACGCCGACCTGGTGATGACCTCACGCAAGGGGGTCGCCAACATCAAGCCAGGCAACGGGGCCGGCAAGTTCGGCGCGGTGAGCCGGAGCGTGAAGGCGATGAAGGGCCACAACCTGGTCACGTCCGTGGGCGACATCAACCGTGACGGCCGCAACGACCTGATCGCGAAGATCAAGGGCGGCGCCCGTGTCGACGCGTTCCTCGGCACCCGCAAGGGCGGCCTCAAGCTCGCCAGGACCGACAGCAAGTGGGGCCGATTCGTCGACCTCACCTCAGCGGGCGACGTCACGGGCGACGGCAAGCCCGACGTGCTCGGACGCGACAAGGGGGGTCAGCTCTGGCTGCGCGCCGGCCTCGGGGCGGCGACGTTCGACAAGCCCCACAAGGTCGTCGGCAACTGGGCGCCGTACAACCAGGTCATCGGTGGCAGCGACTACACCGCAGACGGTCGTCCGGATCTGGTCGGCCGGATGAAGAACGGCAAGGTCTACCTGCTCGCAGGTCGTGGAGACGGCACGTTCGCAGCGCCTGTGGGGGCGCTACGCAACCTCTCCGGGCTGCGCGACCTGGGCGGCGCGGGGCAGATCTCGGGCGACCCGGCACCCGACCTGATCGGCCGCAAGGGCGACCAGCTGCTCGTAGTGCCCAACGCCGGCACCTTCGACCTCGGCAACCCGATCGACACCGGCGCCGACCTCTCGGCCTCCGACGTGCTTCTCAACGTCGGCGACTGGGACCGCGACGGCTTCGGCGACGTGATCACCCGCCAGACCGACGGCACCATGCAGCTGCGGCGCGGTGACGGCCAGGGCCACCTTGCTGCGCCGACCCAGGTCGGCACCGGCTACGGCCCGGTCACGGGGCTCATGGCCGTCGGTGACGTGACGGGTGACGGGCTCCCCGACCTCGCCGGTGTCGTGAACGGTGTCACGAACCTCTGGGCCGGCACCGGGGGGGCGCTGGCGCGCGGCCAGACGGGGGGACCGGTGAGTGCGCGGACCGCGCTCAAGTTCGACTTCACGCCCTACGACTGGGTGATCGGCATCAGCGACATCAAGGCCAACGGCCACGCCGACCTGCTCGCGCGCGAGCTGGCCACCGGCTACCTCTACGTGCTCTATGCGACCGACACCGGGGTCACCGGCCGCCGGTTCCTCGGTGAGGGAATGGGGAGCTACGACCTGGCCGGGTGA
- the cofD gene encoding 2-phospho-L-lactate transferase: protein MQNITVLSGGFGGATFLRGLRHALSSGSLSQVDQDATVTVVSNTADDLWIHGLKVCPDLDTVMYTLGDGLDTERGWGRRDETWSIKDELAAYGVDKTWFGLGDRDIATHLVRTQMLEAGYSLSEVTEALCQRWQPGVRLLPMTDDRVETHIAIADAESPSGRKVVHFQEYWVRLRAQVPAEAVVVVGLDESKPAPGVVEAITGADLVILPPSNPVVSVGTILGVPGIREALVATSAPVVGLSPIVGDTHVRGMAHQLLDSIGVEVSAGGVGLHYGARSAGGVLDGWLVDERDASHLPALAAAGIKAVAVPLMMTSPEATAEMAAAAVALVS from the coding sequence ATGCAGAACATCACCGTGCTCTCCGGCGGCTTCGGCGGAGCCACGTTCCTCCGCGGCCTGCGCCACGCCCTCAGCTCCGGCAGCCTGTCACAGGTCGACCAGGACGCGACCGTCACGGTGGTGTCCAACACCGCCGACGACCTGTGGATCCACGGGCTCAAGGTGTGCCCAGATCTCGACACGGTGATGTACACCCTCGGCGACGGGCTCGACACCGAACGCGGGTGGGGCCGACGCGACGAGACATGGAGCATCAAGGACGAGCTCGCGGCGTACGGCGTCGACAAGACGTGGTTCGGGCTCGGCGACCGCGACATCGCCACCCACCTCGTGCGCACGCAGATGCTCGAGGCGGGCTACTCGCTCTCGGAGGTCACCGAAGCGCTGTGCCAACGCTGGCAGCCCGGGGTGCGCCTGCTGCCGATGACCGACGACCGGGTCGAGACGCACATCGCGATCGCCGACGCCGAGTCACCCAGCGGTCGCAAGGTCGTGCACTTCCAGGAGTACTGGGTGCGCCTCCGCGCCCAGGTGCCGGCCGAGGCCGTCGTGGTCGTGGGGCTCGACGAGTCGAAGCCCGCGCCCGGTGTCGTCGAGGCCATCACCGGCGCCGACCTGGTGATCCTGCCGCCGTCCAACCCGGTCGTCTCGGTCGGCACCATCCTCGGTGTGCCCGGCATCCGCGAAGCCCTGGTGGCGACGAGCGCGCCCGTGGTCGGCCTGTCCCCCATCGTCGGCGACACCCATGTCCGCGGCATGGCCCACCAGCTGCTCGACAGCATCGGGGTCGAGGTGTCGGCCGGCGGGGTCGGCCTCCACTACGGCGCGCGCAGCGCCGGCGGGGTGCTCGACGGCTGGCTGGTCGACGAGCGCGACGCGAGCCACCTCCCGGCCCTCGCGGCGGCCGGCATCAAGGCCGTCGCAGTGCCGTTGATGATGACCTCGCCCGAAGCGACCGCCGAGATGGCGGCAGCCGCCGTCGCCCTGGTCTCGTGA
- a CDS encoding DUF3105 domain-containing protein, which produces MAKQDKTSRQAVIDEIRNKQKSAERRRGGMILGVAVLVGLLIIGAAAYKPVKDWFDLRAFNDKNLADIGPAADACQKVVKKTAEGNQDHVEPGTPLAFQDSPPAFGQHYNVWDSIEKKLYTSDRPELGMLVHNLEHGYTILWYDDTAAKDAKEMDEIRGIASKFTSDTNLRDKFKAVPWTKADGDAFPDDAHIAFTHWSAGGEGETDPAKQKGIFQYCSAPSGAALEKFMLDYPYLDSPEPSVL; this is translated from the coding sequence GTGGCGAAGCAGGACAAGACCAGCCGTCAGGCTGTCATCGACGAGATCCGCAACAAGCAGAAGAGCGCTGAGCGGCGTCGCGGGGGCATGATCCTGGGCGTGGCGGTGCTCGTCGGCCTGCTGATCATCGGCGCCGCGGCGTACAAGCCGGTCAAGGACTGGTTCGACCTCCGCGCGTTCAACGACAAGAACCTGGCGGACATCGGCCCCGCGGCCGACGCCTGCCAGAAGGTCGTGAAGAAGACGGCCGAGGGCAACCAGGACCACGTCGAGCCCGGCACCCCGCTCGCCTTCCAGGACTCACCGCCGGCCTTCGGCCAGCACTACAACGTGTGGGACTCGATCGAGAAGAAGCTCTACACCTCCGATCGTCCCGAGCTGGGCATGCTCGTGCACAACCTCGAGCACGGCTACACGATCCTCTGGTACGACGACACCGCCGCCAAGGACGCCAAGGAGATGGACGAGATCCGCGGCATCGCCTCGAAGTTCACCAGCGACACCAACCTGCGTGACAAGTTCAAGGCCGTGCCGTGGACCAAGGCCGACGGCGACGCGTTCCCCGACGACGCCCACATCGCCTTCACCCACTGGTCCGCCGGTGGTGAGGGCGAGACCGACCCGGCCAAGCAGAAGGGCATCTTCCAGTACTGCTCGGCTCCCAGCGGCGCGGCACTCGAGAAGTTCATGCTCGACTACCCCTACCTCGACTCCCCCGAGCCGAGCGTCCTCTGA
- a CDS encoding TIGR03089 family protein gives MTTFSTVLRDQLARDAGRPLVTFYGETPGERIELSVTTYANWVAKAAGLLVEECDLERGQSLRIDLPTHWLGPVFLGAAWTIGLVVTTDDAPDAVICGPETLADWADRADDLPVLACSLLPLGGRFAEGVPPGVHDVGAEIWGQPDAFTAWDPPGPDDRATDVLTQAELFAPTRGTAAVGSSLTDGGRLLTTANPASPPDVAAFTEPLARGGSVVLVARADSARLDLLYVEERATTRA, from the coding sequence GTGACCACCTTCAGCACCGTGCTCCGCGACCAGCTGGCCCGCGACGCCGGCCGCCCCCTCGTGACGTTCTACGGCGAGACGCCCGGCGAGCGCATCGAGCTGTCGGTGACGACGTACGCCAACTGGGTGGCAAAGGCGGCCGGCCTGCTCGTGGAGGAGTGCGACCTCGAGCGCGGCCAGTCGCTGCGCATAGACCTGCCCACGCACTGGCTCGGGCCGGTGTTCCTGGGCGCGGCCTGGACGATCGGGCTGGTCGTCACCACCGACGACGCCCCGGATGCGGTCATCTGCGGACCCGAGACGCTCGCCGACTGGGCCGACCGCGCCGACGACCTGCCGGTGCTGGCGTGCAGCCTGCTGCCACTGGGTGGGCGGTTTGCCGAGGGCGTGCCACCGGGAGTGCACGACGTCGGTGCCGAGATCTGGGGCCAGCCCGACGCGTTCACGGCGTGGGACCCGCCCGGGCCCGACGACCGCGCGACCGACGTACTCACCCAGGCCGAGCTGTTCGCCCCGACGCGTGGGACGGCCGCCGTCGGGAGTTCTCTCACCGACGGCGGCCGTCTTCTCACGACAGCGAACCCGGCTTCCCCACCAGATGTCGCTGCCTTCACCGAGCCGCTCGCAAGGGGCGGCTCCGTGGTCCTCGTGGCCCGGGCCGACTCCGCTCGTCTCGACCTGTTGTACGTCGAGGAGCGGGCGACCACCCGCGCGTGA